In Fibrobacter sp. UWR4, the genomic stretch TCCACGGCATTATCCGCCGTTCTTCTGTGGACTATCGTGAACGTATCGCTCATTTGGAAGGCTCCCCGAATTTCCATCTTCACTATGCCGACATGGGTGACTCCATGAGCTTGGTGAAGGTTGTTGGCAAAGTCCAGCCTACCGAAATCTATAACCTGGCTGCACAGAGCCACGTTCAAGTAAGCTTCGATTCCCCGGAATTCACTGCCGACGTAGACGCAACCGGCGTACTCCGCATTTTGGAAGCCGTACGCACCAACCATTTGGAAAAGACCTGCCGCATTTACCAGGCAAGTACCAGCGAACTTTATGGCAAGGTTGAAGAAGTTCCCCAGAACGAAAATACTCCCTTCCACCCCTATAGCCCCTATGCCGTTGCAAAGCTTTACGGCTATTGGATCATTAAGGAATACCGCGAAGCCTACGACATGTTCTGCTGCAGTGGCATCCTGTTCAACCACGAATCTGAACGCCGTGGCGAAACCTTTGTGACCCGTAAGATTACCCTGGCCGCAGCACGCATTGCCCAGGGCAAGCAGGATTGCCTGTACCTGGGTAACCTGGACAGCCTCCGTGACTGGGGCTACGCCAAGGATTACGTGGAATGCATGTGGCTGATTTTGCAGCACGACAAGCCTGAGGACTTTGTGATTGCCACCGGCGTACAACACACCGTTCGTGAATTTGCAACCCTTGCCTTCCACCATGCAGGCATTGAACTGATTTGGGAAGGTGAAGGCATTAGCGAAAAGGGTATCGACGCAAAGACCGGCAGAACCGTTGTAGCCGTATCCGAAGACTTCTACCGCCCCACCGACGTTGTGAACCTTTGGGGCGACCCCACCAAGGCTAAAAAGGAACTTGGTTGGAACCCCCAGACCAC encodes the following:
- the gmd gene encoding GDP-mannose 4,6-dehydratase, with translation MTKRNVALITGVTGQDGSYLSEFLLSKGYEVHGIIRRSSVDYRERIAHLEGSPNFHLHYADMGDSMSLVKVVGKVQPTEIYNLAAQSHVQVSFDSPEFTADVDATGVLRILEAVRTNHLEKTCRIYQASTSELYGKVEEVPQNENTPFHPYSPYAVAKLYGYWIIKEYREAYDMFCCSGILFNHESERRGETFVTRKITLAAARIAQGKQDCLYLGNLDSLRDWGYAKDYVECMWLILQHDKPEDFVIATGVQHTVREFATLAFHHAGIELIWEGEGISEKGIDAKTGRTVVAVSEDFYRPTDVVNLWGDPTKAKKELGWNPQTTTFEQLVALMVDHDMRKVAADEAASRVHTNLAEYLEKGLVK